DNA sequence from the Pseudoduganella plicata genome:
TGCGCGACGGCGTCGCCCGCGCCGGTCGCCCCGGCTGGGCTGGCGCCTGCGCTGTCTTGCGCGCCCGGTTGGACGGCGACGCCCTGCTGCGCCCAGACAGAGGCGCTACTCAGCACGCCGGCAGCGGCCAGCACCGCAACGGTGGCTTTCAAAGCTGAAGGGCAGGACTTGGGCGCGGAACGGCCCGAAGGGATGGTCTTCATAGGTCTCCGATGTCTTATAGTTATGATGCAGTTTTGTAACTGCTTTGCTCAATTTGCATCTTAGGGTCGGGAAGCAATTCTATCCAATCAATTTTTGCGCAGTTGCGATACTTTTTTTGGTATCGAACGGCGTAACAGATTGATGGTTCGCCGCTGCGCCGGTGGTGACGTTCAGGCGCCGGTCATTGCGAGCACGCGGTAGCGCGCAGGGACCGCGGCCGTAGCGGCGATCAGCAGCGAATGCGTGGCCAGCGTGGCCAGGCAGTCGACCACTTCCTCAGGCGCGATGCCATACGCCGGCAGCAGCGCGACGGCATCGGCCAGCGCAAACCAGGATGGAAAGCAGCGCAGCGCCGTCAGCGCGGGACCGGTCGGCAAAGGCAACAGGGCCCTGCCCCATGCCAGGGACGCGGACAGGCGCCGGGTGGCACGCATGGGCGCGTCGCGGGACAGGGTCGCCAGGTTGGCGTGGGAGCCGTCAGCGTTCGCAGCGCGTCTCCGTCCTGCGCACATGCCGCGCCACGCGCAGGACCGCCTCGCCATCGGCCTGCAATGTCTGCCGGCCGGCGGCCAGGACGCGCAGCGCGGGCAAGCGCCGCGCCAGCATCGTCCAGGCGGCTGACGGCGTCGACGAACAAGCCCGCGCCACTCCCCCGAAAGGGGAAGGGGACGCCGCCATACCCGGCTGCGGGGGGGGGCGGTGTAAGATGCCTTCTCTATTCACTGTACGGCACTGACATGGATGAACTGGAGGACGCGTTCCGGCCCTGCCCCGCACGGATACGCGTCATGGTCGTGGACGACCATCCCCTGATGCGCGAAGGGATCGCCGCCGTGCTGGCCGTCAGCGGGCGCTACCAGCTGGTGGCCGAAGCGGCCGATGGCCGCGAGGCGGTCGAACAGTTCGTGCGCCACCAGCCGGACGTCACCCTGATGGACCTGCAGATGCCCGTCATGGGCGGGCTCGATGCCATCGTGGCGATCCGCGCGCTGGCGCCGCAGGCCCGCCTGATCGTGCTGACGACGTACAAGGGCGACGTGCAGGTGCTGCGCGCGCTGAAATCCGGCGCCATGGGCTACCTGCTGAAAAGCGTGCTGCGCACGGAACTGGGCGACGCCATCGACAAGGTGCATGCCGGCCAGCGCCACATCCCGCCGGAAATCGCCGTCGAACTGGCGGCGCACATCGATGCCGACACGCTGTCCGCCCGCGAGGCGCAAGTGCTGCGCTTTGTCGCCCACGGCAACTCCAACAAGCGCGTGGCACTGGCACTGGGCATTGCCGAGGAAACCGTCAAGGCGCACATGAGTACCGTGCTGGCCAAGCTGGGCGCGCGCGACCGCACGCATGCGGTCACGATTGCGATCAAGCGCGGGATCCTGGAACCTTAGAAAATGCCGAGGACAGGCACCCTTTTTCAGGCGGAGCCCGAAAAAGGTGCCTGTCCCGCGGTTATTGAAATGCCACCTCCGCAAAACTGCGCAACTTGCGGCTGTGCAGCCGGTCGACACCCAGCGCCCGCAGCATCTCCATCGCGCGGATGCCGATGCGCAGGTGCTGGTCGACGCGGTCGCGATAGAACTGGTTGGCCATGCCCGGCAGCTTGATTTCGCCATGCAGCGGCTTGTCCGAGACGCACAGCAAGGTGCCGTAGGGGACGCGGAAGCGGAAGCCGTTGGCGGCGATCGTCGCGCTTTCCATGTCCAGCGCCACCGCCCTGCTTTGCGAGAAGCGCCGCTCCGGGGTGCGTTGCGGCAGCAGCTCCCAGTTGCGGTTGTCGGTACTGGCCACCGTGCCGGTGCGCAGCACGCGTTTCAGGTCGTGGCCCGTCAGCTGCGTCACTTCCGCCACCGCCGCCTCGATCGCCACCTGCACCTCGGCCAGCGCCGGCACGGGCACCCACAGCGGCAGATCCTCGTCCAGCACGTGATCCTCGCGCACGTAGCCGTGCGCCAGCACATAGTCGCCCAGCTGCTGCGTGTTGCGCAGCCCCGCGCAGTGGCCCAGCATCAGCCACGCGTGGGGGCGCAGCACGGCGATATGGTCGGTGATGGTTTTCGCGTTGGCCGGGCCGACGCCGATATTGACCATGCTGATGCCGGTGCCGTCGGCGCGGATCAGGTGGTAGCCCGGCATTTGCGGCAGCCGTGGCAGCGGCGCGCCGATGCCGTCGCCCGGCTGTTCCGGCTGGCCGGCGCGGCGCGTGACGATATTGCCCGGCTCGACGAAGGCGACATAGGCATCGTCGTCGCTGACCGCTTCCCGGCTCATGATGGCATGGCCGAGCCGCACGAATTCGTCGATATAGAACTGGTAGTTCGTAAACAGCACGAACTTCTGGAAGTGTTCCGGCGACGTGCCGGTGTAATGGCGCAGCCGCTGCAGCGAATAATCGACGCGCGGCGCGGTAAACAGCGACAGCGGCAGCGCTTCGCCAGGCGCCGGATCGAACGTGCCGTTGGCGATGCCGTCGTCCATCGCCGCCAGGTTGGGCAGGTCGAACACGTCACGCATCAGCTGGCGCCGTTCCAGCGGCAGGCTGCCTTCGATGTGATCGTGCTCGGCAAACGAAAAATGCACGGGGATGGGCTGCGACGACAGGCCCACTTCCAGCTGCATGTGCTGGCGGCCGTGGTTCGTCAGCAGCAGCCGGAACTGCTCATGGTAATAGCGGGCGAACAGGTCGGGCCGCGTGAGTGTCGTCTCGAACGTGCCGGGACCGGCCACGAAGCCGAATGCGAGGCGCGAATCGGCGCGCGCGAACGTCTCGCTCTGTACCCGTACGAACGGGTAGCAGGCGCGCACGTGTTCCGCCGGCGTCTCGCCTTCGACGAAGCGCTGCAGCGCTTCGCGCAGGTGGCGGATGCTGCCGTCGTAAAGTGCTTTCACATGCGCCAGCGCGGCGGCCGGATCGTCAAAGCGTTCAGGGGGGACGAAGGGACGGGTGGACACGATCAACTCCTGTGGTTTTGTTGTTTTGCCATCGTACCATCTGCACCGCACCCCTGCAGGCCACGCACCCAACGTTGCAGTGTTTGCAATGACATATGCCGATGAAGGATAATCGCTCCTGTCATCCACTTCCCGGCACCGCGCTCCGCGCGCCCGCCACTTGACTCCAGTTATGGCGGCAGCCGACCATTCCGAACCCGCAAGCCAGACCGTCAGCAACGTCGTGCTGCTGGGCGCCGGCCACGACGTCGCGCGCGTGCTGCACGGGCTGCCCGGCCTGCGCCTGCGCATCCAGCTGTCGCTGGACGGTCGGACGTTGCGGCATGCCCGGCCCGACCTGCTGCTGGTGGTGCTGCCCGGCGCCGACGCGGCGGCGCTGTCCGCGTTGCGTACCGACCCTGCCCTGCAGGACTGCGCCATGGTGGCGCTGGCCCGCACGGTCGATGCGCTGGGCCACGTCACATCGCTGGTGGAGTTCGACGACGTGGTCGACCTGTCCGTGGCCACGTCCGAAGCGCTGGCCGCCCGTATCCAAGCAAGCCTGAACGGTGCCCGCGTGCGCGCCCGGCGCAATCGCCGCTACCGGCTGCTGCAGCGCATCGACGACCGCTTCCGCAACCTGAACGACGTCGCCGGCATTCCGCTTGCCGCCGCCGCCATGCTGGGCCGGCACCTCGACGTCAACCGCTGCGCGTATGCCGACGTGGAAGCCGATGAGGACACGTTCAACCTGACCGGCGACTACAACGCGGGCGTGCACAGCATCGTTGGCCGCTACCGTTTCGCCGACTTCGGCGAGGAATGCCTGGCGCTGATGCGGCGCGGCCTGCCCTACGTGGTGGAGGATTCGGAAGCCGATTTGCGCACGCAGGCGGTGCTGGCGGCCTATCGTCGGACCGCGATCCGCGCCGTCATCTGCGTACCCGTGCTGAAGAACGGCCGGTTCGCGGCCGCGATGGCGATACACGTCGTGCAGCCGCGGCGCTGGCATGCGGACGAGGTGTCGCTGGTGCAGACGGTCGCCGAACGGTGCTGGGAATCGATCGAGCGGGGCCGGATCGCGCGCGAGCTGCAGGCGAGGGATGCGCGCTACCGCACGCTGGTCGAGACCATGTCGGCGGTGATGTGGCATACGGACGGCACGGGCCGCGGCCGTACCGTCAATCCCACCTGGTCGGCCTTCACCGGCCAGGTCTTCGACGAATACGAAGGCGATGGCTGGCTCGACGCGCTGCATCCGGATGACCGCGCCGCGACGGTGCTGGCCTGGCACGGCGCCACCGCCGCCCGCCACCCGTTTGTCGGCAGCTACCGGCTGCGCCGGCACGACGGCGAGTACCGCCACATGCTGGCGCGTGGCGCGGCCGTGATGGCGGGCGAAAGCGTGCTGGAATGGGTCGGCAGCTGCCTGGATGTGACGGACATGCGCACGGCCCAGGAAGCGCTGCGCGTGGCCAACGTGCGCCTGCAGTTCACGCTGGATTCGGCCCGGATTGCCGACTGGGACTACGATCCCGCCACCGGCTTGCTGGCGGCGTCGCCGCGGCTGGCCCGCGTCTTCGGCTACGACACGCCGCAACCCCCGTGGGACATGCGCCACCTGCTGGGTCATATCCACGCCGAAGACCGCGCCGCCGCGCTGGCCGGCTTCGAGGAAGCGCTGCGCACGGCCGGGCCGTGGCAGATGGAGTGCCGCATCGTGCACCCAGACGGCGCCGTGCGCTGGGTTGCCGCGCACGGCAACAGTTACCGCGAGGAGTCCGCGGGCGCTCGCATGCTCGGCATCGTCTACGACATCACGGCGCACAAACGCTCGGAACAGGCGCTGCGCGAGACGGACCGGCGCAAGGACGAGTTCCTGGCCATGCTAGCACACGAGCTGCGCAACCCGCTGGCGCCCATCGGTGCCGCCTCCGAAGTGCTGGCCGTCTCCCGCAACGACCCCGAGCGCACCGGCCTGGCCAGCGCCGTGATCAGGCGCCAGGTGCGCCACATGTCCGGCCTGATCGACGACCTGCTGGACGTGTCGCGCGTCAAGCGCGGCCTGGTAAAGCTGGAAACCGGGCCGTGCGATATGAGTGCGGTCGTAACGGGCGCCCTGGAACAGGTGCGCCCGCTGCTGGACCGGCGCGGCCATACGGTCCACGTCGAGCTGCCCACGCACCCGCCCACCGTCAACGGCGACGAGAAGCGGCTGGTGCAGATCGTCGCCAATCTCCTGCACAACGCGGCCAAGTACACGCCGGACCGGGGCCGGATCGCCGTCGCGGTTGCCCTGTGCGGGGGCGCCGTGACGTGCACGGTGTCGGACAACGGCATCGGCATGAGTCCCGATTTCGTGGAACGGGCCTTCGACGTTTTTGCCCAGGCCGACCAGAGCATCGCCCGCTCGCAGGGCGGGCTGGGGCTGGGCCTGGCGCTGGCCCGCAGCCTGGTCAGCGCGCACGGCGGCTCGATCGAGGCGCGCAGCGAAGGCCCCGGCAAGGGTGCTGCCTTTACGGTGACGCTGCCGGCCCTGTGACCGTCAGCGCCGCAGCTTGCGCCGGGCGGCGCGGGCGTGCGGTACCCATGCGTGCACCGACCAGCGCCGCCACATGATCAGTCCGCGGATCCACTCGTCCGCCGCGAACGCGATGTAGAGCCCTTTCAGTCCCAGGCCGAAATGGATGGCCAAGATCCAGCTGCCGCCGGCCAGCACCAGCACCATCGACGCGGCGCCGGCCAGCACGGGAAAGCGCACGTCGCCGGTGGCGCGCAGGGCATTGATGACGACCAGGTTGAACGTGCGGCCCAGTTCCACGAGCACGCCCAGCCACAGCAGCAGCGCCCCTTCGGCAACGATGGAGGAGTCGCGCGTAAAGAGCCGCAGCAGCCACGGGCCGGCCAGCGCGACGCCGCCCGAGACGATGCCGCTGATGACGAGCCCCCGGTACAGCGAGGTACGCACCAGCCGGTGGGCCGCCCCCAGCTCGCCTGCCCCCACCATATGCCCCACCATGATCTCGACAGCGAACGCAGTCGCGAGGCTGAACACGATGATCATCGATCCGATCTGCTGAACGTAGGCGTGCGTGGCCAGCGCATGGGCGCCAAGCGTCCCGGCGGCCGCCATCGCGGCCATGAACGACAGCCGCCACGCGATATTTTCGGCCGCCGCCGGCACGCCGATGTGCAGCACCTCGGCCAGCTCCTTGCGCGGCAGCGCCCACCAGTCGCGGCGCACGGGAGCAATGCCGAGATGCCGGCGCCACAGCACCAGGTGCAATGCCAGCCCGAGCGCGCGGCTCAACGCCAGCGCCAGCGCGAAACCAGGCAGCCCCATGTCCGGCAGCGGTCCCCAGCCGTGCATCAACGGCAGCGCCAGCGCCAAGTGCGACACGTGCATGGCCACCAGCACCAGCAAGGTGTCGCGGGTGCGCAGGTGGGCCCGCATCACGGCCGCCATCGACGCGTTCCACGCATCGAACAGCATGGCCGGTGCCAGCGCCATCAGGAACGGCGCGGCCAGCGGCAGCACGTCGGCGGGCGTCTGCAGCAGCGCCAGCAGGCCATGCGCCCCGCCCAGCGCGACCAGCGCGGTAACGGCACCGATCCACGTGCTGGCCCCGACGGACGCCAGCGCCACCCGGTCGGCCCGCTCGCGCTGGCCGCCGCCCAGGCTTTGCGTGATGACGACGCCGACGCCGGAACCGACGATACGAAACAGCAGGAACAGCGTGACGGAGATCTGGTTGGCGATCGCGAACGCGGCCCCGGCGATATCGGAGATGTGCGCGGCCAGCGAGGTCCCGACTACGCCGATGGCGACGGCCAGGACCAGTTCGACCAGCAGGGGCCAGGCGAGCGTGAAGATGTGGGGACGGGAATGGACGGCAGGTGGCATGGGTGAAGATGATACGCGGTACGGGCAGCGGCTGGCGCGGCGCCGTACTGTGCCCGAGAGCGCAGGCGATGTAAAGAGGGACGCACGAGACGACGGATCGTAATGCCATCGGACCGTTGGAACGAAGCGTTACAATAAGCTTTTGACCTCATCCCTCCTGTCGATGTACGCCGCCCCCGACCCAGCCTCCATCACCCAACTCTTCCACGAGTTCTACACGGACGTGCGCCGTGACCCGCTGCTTGCCGCCGCGTTCGGGCCGCGCGTCGGCGAGGACTGGGCGCCCCATCTGGCGCGCATGGTCGCGTTCTGGAGCGACGTGATGTTGGGTGTAAAAGGCTTCCAGGGCAATGTCTACGGCAAGCACATGACGCTGGAGGGGATCACGCTGGAACACTTCCGGCGCTGGCTCGATCTGTTCAATGCGACGGCGCGGCGCCTGTTTGAGGCGCCGGTGGCCGATGAGCTGATGCTGGTGGCCAAGCGGATCGCCGCCAGCCTGCAGTACGGGTTCTTCGGGAAGGTCGAGGTGGCGGGGCCTTCGGCGTAACCGCCGCGCCCCCCGTTCCTGTTCGCGTTCCTATTCCCGTTACAGCTTGCCGCTCAGCGTGAAGAACACCTGGCGCGGCGCGCCCGACAGCAACGTCATCGACGTGCCCTGCGGATCGGTCGCCGAGAACCCGTTCGAGCCGACAGTGCTGAAGTAGCTCTTGTCGAACAGGTTCGTCACGTTGACCTGCAAGGTCACGTCCTTGACCATGCCCATGGCGCCCAGCTTGTAGCCGCCCGACAGGTTGGCCAGCCAGAACGACGGCACCGATTGATCGTTGGTGTAGGTGTAGTAGCGCTTGTCCGTGTATTTCGCGCCCAGGCGGGCGAAGAAGCCGTTGGCGTCGTACGCCAGTTCCGTGTTGAACATCTTCTTCGGCGCGTCGACGACCTGCTTGCCGTTCACCGCCACCAGCTTGCCGTTGTCGGTGTAGTCGGACTTGTACTCCGACTCGTTGTACGTGAACGTGTTGAACCACGAGATGCCGCGGGCGACCTTCCAGACGGCCAGCGCTTCCAGGCCGCGCGTCTCCACCTTGCCGACGTTGACGACGGTGCCGGCGCAGCCGACGATGCCGGCGCAGGTGGCGATGCCCAGCTGGCGGTCCTTGAAGTCGGCATAGTAGACGGCGATCGAGCCCTGCACAGCGTCACGTTTGAAACGCATGCCGAGATCGAACGTATTCGACGTTTCCGGCTTCAGATTGCCGATCGACAGCGCATAGCCGGCGCGGGTCTGCGAGAACGGGCCGTTCACGCCCGGCTGGTAGGAGCGCATATTTTTCGCTCCCGAGGCGAACAGCTCGTCGTTGGCGGACAGCTGGTACGTCACGCCGGCCTGCGGCAGGAACGTCTTTTTCGCCGTGATGGAGCCGTCCGCGCGGTCACCGACGAACGTGTGCGCGTCGATGTCCACCTTCGGGCTCTTGAAGCCGGCGTTGATCTTCAGGCGCCCGTCCATCAGCGCCACCGTATCCTGCACATAGAACTGGCGCGTGTCCGTCACGAACGACTGGCGGAAGCCCGTGCTCATCGGGTTGGTCAGGAAGTCGTTGCCGTAGCTGCCGTCCGTGACGGCGTAGAAATTACGGGTCAGCATGTGCTTGTTCCGCTCCAGCCAGAAGCCCGCGTTCAGCGTGTGCATGCCCGTTTCCCACGTCACGTCGGCCAGCGCGCCGTTGCGGCTGATCGTGTATTCCGTCGTGCGGATCGAGATCGGCACGGCGGCGGAGGTCGGCGTGTACGGCGTGTACCAGTGGCCCTGCCCTTCGTTGCCATGGTGGTAAGCGGTCAGCCTGGCGCTCAACGCCGGTGCCACATTCAGGTTCAGCGCCACGCCACCCAGCTTGTCCTTGCGCACGCCCTGGCCGAGATAATAGGCGTCGTCCATGCTGTTGACGGCGCCGCTGTAGATACCCCTAGCCGCGTTGACGGCGCGCTGCCAGTCCGGATAGTAGTTGTCCCAGTCCATGCCGAGCCGGCGCGCGCTCTCCAGCGACAGATCCTGGTAGTCCACTTCGCGGCGGTCCGAGTAATTGAAGAACGCCGACAGCGTATGGTCGCCCAGCTGCTGTTCGATCTTGCTGTTGAACTGGTCCTGGTCCTGCGGGCCGGCGCCTTTCCATTTCTCGGCGCGCATGCGCGTGCCGCTGACGTAGAATTTGGTACCCGTGCCGAACGTGCCGCTGTCGAAGCGGACGAACGTGCGCGCCGTGTCGTCGCTGCCCAGCGTCTGCGCTGCCGTCAGCGCCTGTTCGTTGGCGGGACCCAGCGTGACGAACTGCACCGTGCCACCCAGGTTGCTGGTGGACGCCGTGCCCAGCGCGCCGGCGCCCTGCGAGACCACGACACGGCCGATGTTCTCGGACGCGATGGCGCGCGAGATGTGCAGCCCGTTGTTGTTGCCATAGCTCATGTCGCCCAACGGAATATCGTCCAGGGTAAAGCCCAGCTGGTTCTGGTTGAAGCCGCGGATGGAGAAGCGCGTGGACCATTCGTAGCTGCCGAACGGGTCGGCCGACTGGAAGCTCACGCCGGGGAGCTTCTCCAGCGTCTTCAGGGGGCTGGTGCCCGGAACGGCCTGCTGCAGGTCGGCGCGGCTGATGTTCTGCACCTGGCGCGACTGCCCCGAACCCGTCACTTCCACCACCTGCATCGGCGCGCCGCCCGGATCGGCCAGCGGCGCGGCCGCGTCCGCGTTATCGGTAGCGGCTTGCGCGCCGCCGGCCAGGGCCTGCAGCACGACAAGGCACAGCGGCTTCAGGATGAGGCGGGAACGGATATTGATAGCAGGCACAGGCAGTTGCATCGAATTCTTTCGGAAGGAAGATGAAAATCAGGCATATCGAAAACTCAACAGACGCGGATGGTAAAGAGCGGTTATGACGGTGGCATGACAACGACGGTGTCGGCTCGCCGCAGGGGCGCCGGTGCAGTTGCCGGCGCACGACAGAAAGGGTCGTTTTGATAAATGTGCCTTCCGGATACTGTTTTGCGGTTATCCAAACTGATAGACTCGCAGCCTGCGCAAATGCCGCTGAAAATAACGCCAACAACTATCAATACCGGGCCGCTCGGGCCGTTGTATTGCCGCACAGGAATAACATCATGATCGATCACCGGGTCCGGCCACACCGCCACCTGCTTGCCGCCTGCATTTCATCGGCTGTCGCCACTCTCTGCTCCGGCAGCGCCCACGCCCAGAGCGAGGCGCAGGCGTCGTCGGAAATCCCTGAAGTCGTCGTCACCGCACAGCGCACCAGCACCCTGGAATCGAAGACGCCCGTCGCGATGTCGGTGCTCGGCGGCGACCGACTGGCCGCCGCGGGTTTCGACAACCCCGCCCAGCTGGGCGCACGCTTGCCGAACGTCCGTCTCGACAGCAGCTACGACGGCATGCGCATCACGATCCGGGGCGTCACCAGCGCCGACACGACCGACAAGGGCGACCCGTCGGCCGCCTTCATGATGGACGGGATCTATATCGCCCGGCCGCAGAACCAGGGCCTGTCCTTCTTCGACGTCGACCGCGTGGAAGTGCTGCGCGGCCCTCAGGGCACGCTGTACGGCCGCAATACGACGGCGGGCGCGATCAACGTCATCACCAACGCGCCGACCCAGCAGCTCGAAGCGGTCGTCGCCGCAGAAGCCGGCAATTACAACAGCCGCAAGGGCAGCGCGATGCTGAACGTGCCGATCAGCCCCGCGCTGGCGATCCGCGCGGCCGTGGCCTTTAACCGTCACGACAGCTATCTGACCAACGCCCAGGGTACGCCGCACACGCTGGGCCAGGACCGCGACGACGTGTCGGCGCGCATCTCCGCCAGGCTCGCGTTCAGCAATACGGCCTCGCTGCTGCTGCGGTTCGATCACAGCATCGTGCGTGACAACCTGGACGGCTTCGTGCCGGACACGAACTTCTACCGCGGCATCGAGACGGGCCGCCCTGTCTGGTACGGCGCGGATGCGGGCGCGCGCCTGACCAACCGCTTCGTGCCACCGAACACGGTGCCGGAACAGGGCGGCAGCCGCAAGACGACGTCCGGCGTCGGTGCCGATTTCTCCTGGCAGCTGGGCCCCGTCACCCTGCAGTATCTTGGCTCGCACCGCCAGTTCGCGCATGACTTCCTCGTCAATTATTACTACCGCGTGGCGCCCACGTTCGCGCTGGGCGTGCACCAGAATTTCGCCGGCGACTACCGCCAGGATTCGCACGAGCTGCGCGTGGCCACCAACGGCACCGGGCCGCTGGCCGCGCAGGCGGGCGTCTACTGGTTCCGCGAGCGCTCCGACACGCTGTACACGTTCCGCGACCTGGAGCCACTGGGCCTGCCGCCCTACTACGTGTTCCCGACCGGACCAACCGAGGCGCGCAGCCGCGCCGTGTTCGGCCAGGCGACCTACGCCCTGCTGCCGCGCCTGCGCGCCACGCTGGGCGCGCGCTGGACGGAGGACGACAAGACGCGCGTGGGCTCGACCGACTTCCAGCAGGGCCCCGTCTTCAACCCGGCCAGCGACTACAGGCTGCTCAACGCGGCCGCGCTGACGACGCACAAGACGACGTGGCGCGCCGGCCTCGACTTCGACGTGGCGCCGGGTACGATGGCCTACGCGGCCGTCTCTACGGGCTACAAGGCGGGCGGCTTCAACGACGGCTGCCTGGCAGGCAGCCGCCAGCTGGGCATCGACTGCCCCGCCGCCGTCGCCGTGCCGGCATCGACGCTGTTCTACCAGCCGGAAACGCTGACGTCCGTCGAGGCGGGCATCAAGTCGCGCTTCTGGGACAAGCGCGCCAGCATCAACCTGGCCGTGTTCGACTACGATTATAAAAACCTGCAGCTGTCCGGCGTGGCGATGGTGATGGGTGCTCCCCGCTACGTGACGCGCAACGCCGGCAAGGCCAGTGTGCGCGGCCTGGAAGCCGACGGCGCCGTCAACGTCATTCCCGGCGGCCGCGTGACATATGCCTTCACCTTGCTGGATGCGCACTACGACTCGTACATGCCGGACGGCGTAACGTCGTGGGCCGGCCGCAAGCTGGACCGCGCACCGTCGCACACGGTCACGCTGGGCTACGAACAGCGCTTCCGTGTCGGACAGTCGCAACTGACCGCGGGCGCGACCGTGCGTCGCAGCGGCAGTTACGTCATCGGCGTGCCCACGCAAGGACTGGAATACAACGTCCCGGCGCACAACAGCAGCGACGCTCGGATCGCCTGGCAGCCCGACGGCGCTGCATGGAACGTGCTGGCGCGCGTGCGCAACATCGAGAACAAGGTGCAGCCCTTGAGCATCGACAGCTTCGGCATGACGGTGCCGGGCGAGCCACGCACGTTCGAGGCGCGGGTCGAGTACCGGTTCTGACGCTGTGCCGCCAGGACCCGGGCCCGCGTCCACGTCGTGGACCCGGGCCCGGGCGTGGTATTACCGCAAATGTAGCGAACACCTACAAAGTCAGTACAAAATCCGGCGCGCAGATCGCCGAGAATATGAGCCGCGACAAAGCGGCCACTCGACACCACAGGGATATCGGATGAAACCACTACTGACCAGACTGCCCGTTCTCAACTATGTGCTGGCCGCCGCCCTGGCGATCGTGCTGCTCACGCGCGGGCAGTCGGATACCACGTCGCTGCTGATCGTCAGCTCCATCGTCATGTTCGCCCTCTGCTGCAGCAGCGCGATCCATTTGCTGGGCGGGCGCGCGGCGCTGCATTTCGTCCTGATCGCCCTCGTTG
Encoded proteins:
- a CDS encoding TonB-dependent receptor; the protein is MIDHRVRPHRHLLAACISSAVATLCSGSAHAQSEAQASSEIPEVVVTAQRTSTLESKTPVAMSVLGGDRLAAAGFDNPAQLGARLPNVRLDSSYDGMRITIRGVTSADTTDKGDPSAAFMMDGIYIARPQNQGLSFFDVDRVEVLRGPQGTLYGRNTTAGAINVITNAPTQQLEAVVAAEAGNYNSRKGSAMLNVPISPALAIRAAVAFNRHDSYLTNAQGTPHTLGQDRDDVSARISARLAFSNTASLLLRFDHSIVRDNLDGFVPDTNFYRGIETGRPVWYGADAGARLTNRFVPPNTVPEQGGSRKTTSGVGADFSWQLGPVTLQYLGSHRQFAHDFLVNYYYRVAPTFALGVHQNFAGDYRQDSHELRVATNGTGPLAAQAGVYWFRERSDTLYTFRDLEPLGLPPYYVFPTGPTEARSRAVFGQATYALLPRLRATLGARWTEDDKTRVGSTDFQQGPVFNPASDYRLLNAAALTTHKTTWRAGLDFDVAPGTMAYAAVSTGYKAGGFNDGCLAGSRQLGIDCPAAVAVPASTLFYQPETLTSVEAGIKSRFWDKRASINLAVFDYDYKNLQLSGVAMVMGAPRYVTRNAGKASVRGLEADGAVNVIPGGRVTYAFTLLDAHYDSYMPDGVTSWAGRKLDRAPSHTVTLGYEQRFRVGQSQLTAGATVRRSGSYVIGVPTQGLEYNVPAHNSSDARIAWQPDGAAWNVLARVRNIENKVQPLSIDSFGMTVPGEPRTFEARVEYRF